One Falco biarmicus isolate bFalBia1 chromosome 9, bFalBia1.pri, whole genome shotgun sequence genomic region harbors:
- the SEC23IP gene encoding LOW QUALITY PROTEIN: SEC23-interacting protein (The sequence of the model RefSeq protein was modified relative to this genomic sequence to represent the inferred CDS: inserted 2 bases in 1 codon; deleted 1 base in 1 codon), with translation MPCTMLKGLLSQSATHGMAGASLAAGDEDRRPAPCSRQLPLSSLARGLPTSALLLLLLLFLRQWRRCQGWARPLPARTXGEADRACRRRRHLRGGQSGEGGKGRAATGKGRGRGAAMAAAKPGATGGSTNLLFSSSATEFNFTVPFIPVSQAPAIPPSPALLAADDSADVGEEDSFLGQTSASPNPPQTFNYFSQVPSSSDPFGSIGQPPLTTVAPPVGASPFSRPPTSLPLVSGSQDGQNAFSPHIPKSQSSYSAPPTSQVGITAYQTPQQSSPPPANVSTLPQGTSQQGYNPYRHTTLSSRANPYLTPPQLQQSHVPAHPPSSVPPVQMYQTPPGSLTQFPQPQSQVRAPRPAGPLVQAPPVLLQNQYEPVQPHWFYCKEVEDKPVWMPFSILDSAKLEEVYNSVQPDPESVVLSTDGGRYDVYLYDRIRKAVYWEEEPSEVRRCMWFYKGDKDSRFVPYTEDFSDKLEAEYKRAVTTNQWHRRLEFPNGETIVMHNPKVIVQFQPSATPDEWGTSQDGQTRPRVVKRGIDDDHDEIPDGEMSQIDHLVFMVHGIGPVCDLRFRSIVECVDDFRTVSLKLLQTHFKKSLEERKVSRVEFLPVHWHSSLHGDATGVDRNIKKITLPSIGRLRHFTNETLLDILFYNSPTYCQTIVDKVGMEMNRLYALFMSRNPDFKGGVSVAGHSLGSLILFDILSNQKDLASSVNTGPFSAVNGTVKDMAVHDKQMTEDTSSLGSSITTSGDDLCEPEVDDDVPTLQKTLEMLSLSEYASTFEKERIDMESLLMCTVDDLKEMGIPLGPRKKIANFVKDRAAKQEQKKTVAEKKAVLTATLQTQEDAQKAKETVSSVSPSESGQQQSKRKLPVGASVSSVNIDYEYFEIGTGQVSVVYSALDFEPDIFFALGSPIGVFLTVRGVEKIDENYRLPTCKGFFNIYHPLDPVAYRLEPMIIEDMDLKPVLIPHHKGRKRLHLELKDSLSRMGSDLKQGFISSLKSAWQTLNEFARAHTSSTQLQAELEKVANQIKEEEEKQVVEAEKITESPDPPKDEDFLVKVGMLNGGRRIDYVLQEKPIESFNEYLFALQSHLCYWGSEDTALLFLKEIYRTMNINPEQPQH, from the exons ATGCCCTGCACGATGCTGAAGGGGTTGTTGAGCCAGTCGGCCACGCACGGCATGGCGGGGGCGAGCCTCGCCGCAGGGGACGAGGACAGGCGGCCGGCGCCCTGCAGCCGCCAACTCCCGCTCAGCAGCCTAGCACGGGGGCTCCCCACTTccgccctcctcctcctcctcctcctcttcctgcgGCAATGGCGgcgctgccagggctgggccCGCCCTCTCCCCGCTCGTAC CGGGGAGGCCGACAGGGCGTGTCGCCGGCGCCGCCATCTTAGGGGAGGGCAAAGCGGTGAGGGCGGAAAGGGCCGGGCTGCCACG GGGAAGGGACGTGGCCGGGGTGCAGCCATGGCGGCGGCGAAGCCGGGGGCTACCGGTGGCAGCACCAACttgctcttctcttcctccGCTACCGAGTTCAACTTCACCGTGCCCTTCATCCCGGTCAGCCAAGCCCCAGCTATCCCGCCAAGCCCCGCTCTCCTGGCAGCCG ATGATTCTGCAGATGTTGGTGAAGAGGACAGCTTCTTGGGTCAGACTTCTGCCAGCCCCAATCCACCACAGACTTTCAACTATTTCTCTCAAGTACCTAGTAGCAGTGATCCATTTGGAAGTATTGGGCAGCCACCCTTAACAACTGTTGCACCACCAGTTGGAGCATCACCGTTCTCCAGGCCTCCAACTTCCCTTCCACTTGTATCTGGGTCACAGGATGGGCAAAATGCCTTTTCACCACATATTCCTAAGTCGCAGTCCTCTTACAGTGCACCACCTACTTCACAGGTGGGAATCACGGCTTATCAGACTCCTCAGCAGAGTTCTCCACCACCTGCAAATGTGTCTACTCTTCCCCAGGGAACATCTCAGCAGGGGTATAACCCTTATCGGCACACCACACTGAGCAGCAGAGCTAACCCGTACCTTACTCCACCACAGCTGCAACAGAGCCATGTGCCTGCTCATCCCCCATCCTCTGTACCACCTGTCCAGATGTATCAGACACCTCCAGGGTCGTTGACACAG TTTCCACAGCCTCAGTCACAGGTCCGAGCTCCCAGGCCTGCAGGCCCACTGGTCCAGGCACCTCCAGTTTTGCTGCAGAACCAATATGAACCAGTTCAGCCGCACTGGTTCTACTGTAAGGAGGTGGAGGACAAGCCAGTATGGATGCCGTTCAGCATTCTGGATTCTGCAAAACTAGAGGAAGTCTATAATTCTG TCCAGCCTGATCCTGAGAGTGTGGTTCTAAGCACTGATGGGGGACGCTATGATGTATACCTGTATGACAGAATAAGGAAAGCTGTTTACTGGGAAGAAGAGCCTTCTGAAGTGAGACGGTGCATGTGGTTTTATAAGGGAGACAAGGATAGCCGGTTTGTGCCTTACACTGAGGACTTTAGTGATAAGCTAGAG GCAGAATATAAAAGGGCTGTAACTACAAATCAGTGGCATCGGCGACTTGAATTCCCAAATGGGGAGACAATTGTTATGCATAATCCCAAG gtcatAGTTCAGTTCCAACCTTCTGCCACACCAGATGAATGGGGCACCAGTCAAGATGGTCAGACAAGACCAAGGGTTGTAAAACGTGGAATTGATGATGACCATGATGAAATTCCTGATG GAGAAATGTCCCAAATTGACCATCTGGTCTTTATGGTTCATGGCATAGGTCCCGTATGTGACTTGAGATTTAGAAGCATTGTTGAATGTG TTGATGATTTTAGGACTGTTTCTCTGAAGCTGTTGCAAACTCACTTTAAGAAATCTTTAGAGGAACGTAAAGTGAGCAGGGTGGAATTCCTCCCAGTTCACTGGCACAGTTCTCTGCACGGAGATGCAACAGGTGTAGACAG GAACATAAAAAAGATCACTTTGCCGAGCATTGGACGTCTGCGCCACTTCACCAACGAAACGCTCCTTGACATACTGTTTTACAATAGCCCCACCTACTGTCAGACGATTGTGGATAAAGTGGGGATGGAAATGAATCGTTTGTATGCACTGTTCATGAGTCGCAACCCAGACTTCAAAGGAGGAGTCTCTGTGGCTGGGCACAGTTTAG GTTCCTTAATTCTATTTGACATATTGTCTAACCAGAAGGACTTGGCTTCATCAGTAAATACGGGACCATTCTCTGCTGTTAATGGGACTGTAAAGGATATGGCTGTTCATGATAAACAG ATGACTGAAGATACGAGTTCCTTGGGCTCCTCAATTACTACTTCTGGTGATGACCTTTGTGAGCCTGAAGTAGATGATGATGTTCCTACTTTGCAGAAGACTCTGGAAATGCTTAGTTTGTCCGAGTATGCAAGCACGTTTGAGAAGGAGCGAATTGACATGGAGTCTCTG ctCATGTGTACAGTTGATGACCTGAAGGAAATGGGGATACCTCTTGgaccaagaaagaaaatagctaATTTTGTAAAAGATAGAGCAGCCAAGCAG gaacaaaagaaaacagtagcagagaagaaagcagtgcTAACTGCCACACTCCAAACTCAAGAAGAtgctcagaaagcaaaagagacAGTTAGTTCTGTCTCCCCTTCAGAGTCTGGTCAGCAGCAGTCAAAGAGGAAGCTTCCAGTTGGtgcatctgtttcttctgtgaacATTGACTATGAGTATTTTGAAATTGGAACTGGCCAG GTTTCTGTGGTTTACAGTGCATTGGACTTTGAACCAgatattttctttgctcttgGTTCTCCTATTGGTGTGTTCCTTACTGTGAGAGGTGTGGAGAAGATTGATGAAAACTACAGGCTTCCTACCTGTAAGGGGTTCTTCAATATCTATCATCCA CTTGATCCAGTAGCTTACAGGTTAGAGCCAATGATCATTGAAGACATGGATTTAAAACCAGTTCTCATTCCGCATcataaaggcagaaaaagactTCATCTgg agtTGAAAGACTCTCTCTCTCGAATGGGATCTGATCTGAAACAGGGTTTTATTAGCTCTTTGAAGAGTGCATGGCAGACCCTTAACGAATTTGCACGTGCTCATACATCTTCAACTCAGCTACAAGCAGAACTGGAGAAAGTAGCTAACCAAattaaagaggaagaagaaaagcaagtggTAGAAG CTGAAAAGATCACTGAAAGTCCAGACCCTCCAAAAGATGAGGATTTTTTAGTGAAGGTTGGAATGCTAAATGGAGGACGTCGTATTGATTATGTTCTACAAGAAAAACCAATAGAAAGCTTCAATGAATATCTTTTCGCTTTACAGAGTCATTTGTGCTACTG GGGATCTGAAGACACTGCCTTGCTGTTTCTCAAAGAAATTTACAGGACTATGAATATCAATCCTGAGCAGCCACAGCATTGA